The following coding sequences are from one Triticum aestivum cultivar Chinese Spring chromosome 5A, IWGSC CS RefSeq v2.1, whole genome shotgun sequence window:
- the LOC123105418 gene encoding tryptophan synthase alpha chain: MAFALKASSSAPSLSRPMRRGTVASVAVPVPLPGRPVVRAVAVAAVVSLEPAVTVPAPALAGRCASLSAAGKHGLSVAEAMSRVRANGKTAFIPYITAGDPDLATTAEALKLLDSLGADVIELGLPFSDPSADGPVIQASAARALAAGATTDAVMSMLKEVTPELSCPVVIFSYFSPILRRGTGSFAAAAKEAGVKGLIIPDLPYDQIHAFRKEAIENNLELILLTTPATTSERMKEITKASEGFVYLVSVVGVTGARATVNPHVKDLLQEIRQVTDKAVAVGFGISTPEHVSQIARWGSDGVIIGSAMVKQLGEANSPREGLKRLEVYAKSLKNALP, encoded by the exons ATGGCTTTCGCGCTCAAggcatcttcctcggctccgtcGTTGAGCCGCCCCATGCGTCGCGGCACGGTGGCCTCTGTGGCGGTGCCCGTGCCGCTGCCGGGGAGGCCCGTGGTCAGAGCAGTCGCCGTGGCGGCGGTGGTGTCGCTCGAACCGGCGGTGACCGTGCCCGCGCCCGCGCTTGCTGGGAGGTGTGCGTCACTGTCCGCGGCCGGCAAGCACGGCCTGTCGGTGGCAGAGGCCATGTCTCGGGTCAGGGCGAATGGCAAG ACGGCGTTCATCCCGTACATCACCGCCGGCGACCCCGACCTAGCGACCACGGCCGAGGCGCTCAAGCTCCTTGACAGCCTCGGCGCCGACGTCATCGAGCTCGGCTTGCCCTTCTCTGACCCCTCTGCCGACGGGCCAGTGATTCAGGCATCCGCGGCGCGGGCGCTAGCCGCTGGCGCAACCACCGACGCCGTGATGTCGATGCTGAAGGAGGTGACGCCGGAGCTGTCTTGCCCCGTGGTCATCTTCTCTTATTTCAGCCCCATCCTGCGCCGTGGGACAGGGAGTTTCGCCGCGGCTGCCAAAGAAGCCGGTGTCAAAG GCCTTATCATACCCGATCTTCCATACGACCAGATACATGCTTTCAGGAAAGAGGCCATAGAGAACAATCTAGAGCTG ATCCTTCTTACAACACCAGCTACAACATCAGAGAGGATGAAAGAaatcacaaaagcttcagaagggttTGTTTACCTT GTAAGCGTCGTTGGAGTTACAGGAGCTAGGGCGACAGTAAACCCACATGTCAAGGATCTTCTTCAGGAGATTAGGCAG GTCACAGATAAGGCAGTGGCGGTTGGCTTTGGCATATCGACCCCGGAACATGTTAGCCAG ATTGCCAGGTGGGGTTCAGATGGAGTGATCATTGGTAGTGCAATGGTGAAACAGTTGGGTGAAGCAAATTCTCCAAGAGAAGGATTGAAGAGGCTAGAAGTATATGCCAAGAGTTTGAAGAATGCACTCCCATGA